The nucleotide sequence TCTGCTGTTCGCATTGGCGGGCATGGTCGGCAGCGCAACGCTCTATCTTCAGGGTCATATGGCGTGGTGGGTCTGTGTGCTGCTCAATGCGTTCTTCGCGTCGCTGACCCACGAACTGGAACATGACCTGATCCACAGCATGTATTTCCGCAAACGCCGCGTGCCGCATAACCTCATGCTGGCGCTGGTCTGGATGGCACGGCCGAGCACCATCAACCCCTGGATCCGTCGGCACCTGCACCTCAACCATCACAAAGTCTCCGGCACCGAAGCCGACCTGGAGGAGCGGGCCATCACCAACGGTGAGCCGTGGGGGCTGGCGCGATTGCTGATGGTTGGTGATAACGTCATGTCCTCGGTGATCCGCATGCTGCGAGCGAAAACATTCGCGCATAAATTCAGCATTCTCAGGCGGACTCTGCGGGTCTACGCGCCGCTGGCGCTGCTCAACTGGGGCGCGTGGTACGTGTTTCTGGGGTTTCATGCCGCGAACGGAATTGCTGCGTTATCGGGCAGCTCGATTGATTGGTCGGCGAACACGCTGGCGGTGATGCAGGTCATCGATGTCGCGGTCGTGGTGCTCGTTGGGCCGAACGTGTTGCGCACGTTCTGCCTGCATTTCGTCAGTTCAAACATGCATTACTACGGTGACCTCGAGCCGGGCAATGTGATGCAGCAGACCCAGGTGCTCAATCCATGGTGGATGTGGCCCATGCAGGCGTTCTGTTTCAACTTTGGCAGCACCCACGGCATTCATCACTTCGTAGTAAAAGAGCCGTTTTACATTCGCCAGATGACGGCGCCTGTTGCGCACAAAGTAATGGCCGAGATGGGTGTGCGCTTCAATGATTTTGGCACATTCGGCCGGGCCAACCGATTTGAACGGCGGCAGGAAAGAGCAGCCATGCCGGACCCCGTGCGCAGTTGACCTCGCCTCATCGACGCCTGCCGCACATGGCCTCTTGGCGGCTGCGCAGATGTAGCGCGCGCGGGAAACCGCGACGTTCCATCCAAACCAGGCGCTGAGCACCTGTAGGAGCGCGCTTGCCCGCGAAAAGGCGTGAATCCGGCGTAAATGTGTCGTTCGTACCGACGTCTTCGCGGGCAAGCGCGCTCCACAGATGGTGTCCGGCTGTATTGACGCGGTGAGCGCGGCAGCTGCGCAGATTTGCGGGCGGCAGCACTCTTCCCAAGCCAGGCGCTGAGCACCTGAGGAGCGCGCTTGCCCGCGAAAAGGCGTCAAACCGGCATAGATGTGTCGGTCGTACCGACGTCTTCGCGGGCAAGCGCGCTCCTACAGATGGTGTCCGGCTGTATTGACGCGGTGAGCGCGGCAGCTGCGCAGATTTGCGGGCGGCAGCACTCTTCCCAAGCCAGGCGCTGAGCAAATGTAGGAGCGCGCTTGCCCGCGAAAAGGCGTCAAACCGGCATAGATGTGTCGGTCGTACCGTCGTCTTCGCGGGCAAGCGCGCTCCTGCAGATGGTGTCCGGCTGTATTGATGTGGTGAGCGCAGCAGCTGCGCAGATTTGCCGGCGGCATCACTCTTCCCAAGCCAGACGCTGAGCACCTGTAGGAGCGCGCTTGCCCGCGAAAAGGCGTGAATCTGGCATAAGTGTGTGGTTCGTACCGACGTCTTCGCGGGCAAGCGCGCTCCTACAGGTTCTGCGCCTGATGGTGAGACCATTCCCGGCCACCCTATAGCCGGCTTGCCCGCGAAACCGGCTTGTCGCACTGCTCGCAGGAAAACGTCGGCGGATAAAAATTCTGTAACAACTGCGCCGTAAGCTCTGCTCATCCCTGGCGAGCCGGGGGCAGACAGCGTGATTATCAGGGTCACCCCTTTAAGGCAGGGGGTGGCCCTCTTTTTTGCCGAGTCATGGGCATTCATATATTTTCAAGCTATTAATAAATAGCGTCTTATTCTTTTTCGAATATATATCCCATCCCTATACTCGCCCCATGAACGCAACATGCAGGAGGCGAAGGCCATGCAGAACGAATCGATCCGTTACCTGATCGTGCCAGGCTGGCAAGGATCTGCCGATGACCATTGGCAAACTCACTGGCAGAACAGCTTGCCCAACAGCGTACGGGTTGAGCAGGCCGACTGGCTCAAGCCTCGCCGAGAGGACTGGATCGGAGAGCTCCAACGCGCCATTGCTTCCGAGAGCACACCGGTGATTCTCATCGCTCACAGCCTGGGATGCGTGGCCGTCGCGCATTGGGCGCAGTTGGCACCGCTGGACAGCCTTCGCCAGGTGCGTGGGGCATTGCTGGTCGCTCCCGCTGACGTCGAACGGCCGAATTGCCCGCCTGCCATCCGCAATTTTTCGCCAATCCCAGAGCACTTGCTGCCGTTTCCGACGCAAGTGGTCAGCTCCGACAATGACTCTGCCGTCAGCGCATTGCGCGCTATGGAAATGGCCCGCAACTGGGGCGCCGAGATCGGCATTCTCAGCGGCGCTGGCCACATCAATGTGAAGTCCGGCCACCAGCGTTGGGAGCAGGGATTCGCTTACCTGTACCGACTGCAAGGACGAATCGAGCAACTCACCCGCCGCCGCGCATGAGCACAGCACGCGCACCTGCAATTGCGCATGAGCCGGCTTTTCTCACGATCATTTTCGCCGCAGTGAACCGAGAGGCGCTGCGGCCTTTTTTTAAACGCTCGGGTCATCCAATGGCCGGGGCGGGAGCCTGCCATGAGCCTTTCCGACATCTCGAACAATCCCTTGCTGACCTTCCCTGACGCTGAAAAAAGCCCTTTGAGCATCCGCGCCAAGGCATTGGTGTTCATTGACCCAAGGTCGCGGCAGTTGCGCGAAGAGATGGAGCTTTTGGCGCCCTTGGACTTACCCGTGTTGATTCGCGGCGAGTCCGGCACCGGCAAGGAATTGCTGGCGCGTCATATTCATCGCGGCAGTGATCGCTCCGGTTTGTTCGTGTCGGTCAACTGCGGTGCGATCAGCTCGACCTACGCAGAGGCGGAGCTCTTCGGCTATGCCGCGGGTGCGCACAGCGGCTCGGCGAGCAGTCGGGCCGGCTGGTTTGGCTCGGCCACCGGCGGCACGTTGTACCTGGATGAAATCGCCGATCTGCCCATGACAATCCAGAACAAATTGCTGGCAGCGCTGGAAAACCATGAAGTGACCCGCGTGGGCGCCACGCAGCCGAGCCCGGTCGACGTCAGGCTGGTCGCGGCGACCAGCATCGATCTGCGTCTGGCAGTCGCCGCCGGTAAATTCCATGAGCGGTTGTACCGCTACTTGAATGAAGGCCGCCTCGACCTGCCGGCACTTCGCGAACAGCCCGGCAATATCCTGCCCCTGGCCGAGTATTTCCTGGGCATCTACAGCCAGCGTTTCGATTTTCAGGTGCCCCTGATCAGCGAAGACGCACAGCGCGTGCTCGAAGCGCATTACTGGCCAGGTAACACGCGTGAGCTGGAGAACGTCATCCACTTTGCGTTACTGGTCAGCAGCGGTGTGGAAATCCTGCCGGAGCATTTGAATCTGCCGGCCCGCTAGCGCTTGTCCCTGCCCACCGTTGTGAAGTGGCAAAACGCCTATTGAGATCAAAAAAGCATAACCATCCGACTAAAAAGTATTGTCTCGGAATAAATAATCTCGGTACTGTCCGCATCAGCCGCCACCCTGCCCGGGGTCGATCCTGCGGCAGACCGAAAACAAAGTTGCCCACGAGGCGACCCGATTTCTCTAAGGACATCGCATGAAGAAGACGTTTTTGTTCACCGCACTGGCAGCTGCTCTCTCCCTCGGCATCAGCGCAGCCCAGGCTGCCGAAAAGCTTGTGGTGGGCGCCACCGCTGTTCCGCACGCTGAAATCCTTGAGCTGATCAAGCCGGAACTGGCCAAAGAAGGCGTTGACCTGCAGATCAAGGTCTTCACTGACTACGTGCAGCCCAACGTGCAACTGAACGAGAAGCGTCTTGACGCCAACTACTTCCAGACCAAGCCTTACCTGGATGGCTTCAACAAGGGCAAGGGTGCAACCTTGGTGACCGGCGTGGGCGTACACGTCGAACCGTTCGGCGGCTACTCGAAAAAGTGGAAATCCATCGACCAGATTCCTGAAGGCGCCACCGTTGCCATCCCTAACGAAGGCAGCAATGCCGGTCGCGCCCTGCTGTTGCTGCAGAAAAACGGCCTGATCACCCTGAAAGACCCGACCAATGCCTTGTCGACACCAAAGGACATTGCTACCAATCCGAAAAAACTGAAGTTCCGCGAGCTTGAGTCGGCCTTGCTGCCGCGCGCGCTGGATCAGGTTGACCTGGATCTGATCAACACCAACTACGCGCTGGAAGCCAAGCTCAGCCCTAAAAAGGATGCGCTGATTCTCGAAGGCTCCGACTCGCCGTACGTGAACTATCTGGTGACTCGCACCGATAACGCTCACACCGACGCAATCGAGAAGCTGTCCAAAGCGCTGACCAGCCAGCAGGTCAAAGACTTCATCAACAAGAAGTACGACGGCGCGGTACTGCCGGCGTTCTGATAATCCTCTGAACGCTTGCTTGCCACGCGCTCAGACTTGAAACGCGCTGGCTTGCCGTTTCCCTCCTGCCCTGACCAACAGTCATCGGCACCAGGGCTCGGCGGGCCAGCGCGTTTTTCGTTTCGGCTTACGGATTCGGCAAGCCGCCTGGCGCAAGCCGCTGCACGCAGAACGGCTGAGGGCGGACGCGGGTGCCTAGGTCTTTCGGCGCTATGCATATGCTGTAACGATATTTAAACTTCGCTTCTTATAGCTTTAAAGTTCTCCCTCCTTACAGATGCTTTCTGGCTACGCCTTCGTGGTCAGGCTTTTATGGAGTCGGAGTTCTCATGCCAGCAGCCTCCCACGCTTCGTCCGCGCAAGCTCCCGGCCAGCAGTTCGATGTGCGTCCATTCGCCGAAAAGGTGGGCGCGGAAATCGTCGGTCTGGATCTGTCCCGCCCGCTCGACGACGCCGATTTTGCCCGCGTCCACCAAGCGCACCTGGATTACCACGTGGTGGTTTTCCGTGATCAGCGCATCACCCCGCAGCAGCAGATCGATTTCAGTCGCCGGTTCGGCGTGCTGCAGATCCACGTGCTGAAGCAGTTCTTGCTCGCCAATCATCCAGAGATTCTGATCGTCTCCAATATCGTGGAAAACGGTCAGCCTGTCGGGCTGGGCGATGCCGGTAAGTATTGGCATTCGGACTTGTCCTACAAAGAGCTGCCAAGCCTTGGGTCCATGCTCTACGCCCAGGAGCTGCCAAGCGAGGGCGGCGACACCTTGTTCGCCGACATGCATCTGGCATGGGACACGCTGCCCGAGCATCTGCGCAAAGCGGTTGAAGGGCGCAATGCCGTGCACAGTTACACGGCTCGCTATAGCCATGGCCGCAACGCCGAAAACTGGCGTCCCACGCTCAGCGCCGAGCAACTGGCGCAGGTCGCCGTGGTCAGCCATCCGATCGTGCGCACTCACCCGGAGAACGGCCGCAAGGCGTTGTTCGTCAGTGAGGGGTTCACCACTCATATCGTCGGCCTGCCAGAAGACGAGAGCCAGGCCATTCTCACCGAGCTGTATGCCCACAGCGTTCGCCCGGAAGGCGTCTACCGCCACAAGTGGCAGGAAAACGACATGGTGTTCTGGGACAACCGCTCCCTGATCCATCTCGCCGGCGGCACGCCCGATCACCTGCGCCGTCGTCTGCACCGCACCACTATCCAGGGCGATGCGCCTTTCTGATACGCACCGCGCCGGGATCATCGCCCGGGTTCACCTGATAATTCCGGCTGCCCTGCCAAGGAGCTCCGCTGCATGAACGCTGCTCTGCAAAGCCACACGGCTAGCGATCACTTGAACGCGCAACAGGCCAATCAGCCTACCGCTGAAGCGCTGTTGCAAGTACAGGGCGTCAGCCTTGAATACCGCACGCCGGAACGCGTGGTGCGGGCCACTCATCAAGTCAGCTTTGAAATCGATCCGGCCGATCGATTTGTCCTGCTCGGCCCTTCAGGTTGCGGCAAATCTACGCTGCTCAAGGCCGTGGCCGGGTTCATCCAGCCCAGTGAAGGTCAGATTCGTCTGGCCGGCCAACGGGTGAAGGAGCCGGGGCCGGACCGAATCGTGGTGTTTCAGGAGTTTGATCAACTGCCGCCATGGAAGACGGTGATTCAGAACGTCATGTTTCCACTGCTGGCCTCGCGCACGCTCAAGCGTCGTGAGGCCGAGGAGCGTGCACGGCATTACCTGGTGAAAGTCGGCTTGAGTGCCTTCGCCGATGCCTATCCGCATACTTTGTCGGGTGGCATGAAGGCGCGCGTGGCGATCGCCAGAGCGCTGGCGATGCAGCCCAAAATTCTGTTGATGGACGAACCGTTTGCCGCGCTTGATGCATTGACCCGCCGCAAGATGCAGGAAGAGCTTCTGGAGTTGTGGGAAGAGGTGCGCTTTACGCTGCTGTTCGTGACGCACTCCATTGAGGAAGCACTGGTGGTGGGTAACCGGATTCTGTTGCTGTCGCCACACCCCGGGCGTGTGCGTGCCGAGATCAACAGCCATCAATACAACTTGAAAAGCCTCGGGGGCGTCGAGTTTCAGGCGTCTGCGCAGCGAATCCACCGGCTGTTGTTCGACGAAGGCGAAGCGCCGGCGGTCGAGCCTGATCTTCGGTTTCAAGACGTTCGCATTGCCTATTAACAGCGCTGCCGACGGCATCCACTGCCGGCCGCACGAATTGGACATATCTCTGTAGGAGCCGGCTTGCTGGCGAACCCATCCGTCATTCATCGAAAAGGTGTCGGACCCGACGCGTTCGCCAGCAAGCCGGCTCCTACAGGGAGCGTCGACTTAAGAGACATACCCATGAGCCTTTCACCCCCCATCCGGGAAGAATACGAAGTCGCGCTGGAGCCTTTCACCCAGGAAGACCTGGCCCGGGACATCCCCCTCGCTCACCGCATATGGCAAGTCAGCTGGGTGCGCAAGGCCGTGATCCTCGTTGCGCTGGCGATCATCTGGGAAATCGCCGCGCGCATTCAGGGCAACGATTTGCTGCTGCCGAGTTTCCTGCAAACCGCCCAGGCGTTCATCGATGGCATCGCCACCGGCGAGTTGCCCGCCAAGGTCTGGATATCCCTGACGGTGTTGGTCAAGGGTTACCTGATCGGCATTGTCCTGGCGTTTGGCCTCACCACACTGGCCGTCTCCACGCAGTTGGGCCGCGACTTGCTCGGCACGCTAACGGCCATGTTCAACCCCCTGCCCGCCATCGCGTTGCTGCCTTTGTCCCTGTTGTGGTTTGGCCTGGGCGAAAACAGCCTGATCTTCGTGCTGGTGCACTCGGTGCTCTGGGCGCTGGCGCTCAATACGTATGCGGGGTTTCTTGGCGTCTCTGAAACCCAGCGCATGGCCGGGCGCAATTACGGTCTCAAGGGCCTGCGGTTTGTCTGGTACATCCTCATCCCTGCCGCACTGCCTTCGATTCTCGCAGGCCTGAAAATCGGCTGGGCATTCGCCTGGCGGACTCTGATCGCCGCCGAGCTGGTGTTTGGCGCCTCTTCCGGCAAGGGCGGCCTGGGCTGGTACATCTTTCAGAACCGCAATGAGCTGTACACCGACAAGGTCTTCGCGGGCCTGGCGGCGGTGATCATCATCGGGCTGCTCGTGGAAAATCTGCTGTTCAGCAATGTGGAACGCCTGACCGTCAAGCGATGGGGCATGCAGCGCTGATCCGAGTCACCGAACAAAATGGCGCCTCGTGACAGCTAGTGGCTACGAGGCCTTCGACGCTTTTGCCTTTATCGCGAGGAATGTATGGATTTGTCACTGACCGCTGGACCCTTCAAACGCCCGAAACTCACCGCCATCGCAGCTGCCCTGGGCCTCGCTGGCGCCTTGTTGAGTGGCGGTGCCCAGGCCGAGGGCAAGATCAGCATCGCCCA is from Pseudomonas lutea and encodes:
- a CDS encoding TauD/TfdA dioxygenase family protein, translated to MPAASHASSAQAPGQQFDVRPFAEKVGAEIVGLDLSRPLDDADFARVHQAHLDYHVVVFRDQRITPQQQIDFSRRFGVLQIHVLKQFLLANHPEILIVSNIVENGQPVGLGDAGKYWHSDLSYKELPSLGSMLYAQELPSEGGDTLFADMHLAWDTLPEHLRKAVEGRNAVHSYTARYSHGRNAENWRPTLSAEQLAQVAVVSHPIVRTHPENGRKALFVSEGFTTHIVGLPEDESQAILTELYAHSVRPEGVYRHKWQENDMVFWDNRSLIHLAGGTPDHLRRRLHRTTIQGDAPF
- a CDS encoding alpha/beta hydrolase; protein product: MQNESIRYLIVPGWQGSADDHWQTHWQNSLPNSVRVEQADWLKPRREDWIGELQRAIASESTPVILIAHSLGCVAVAHWAQLAPLDSLRQVRGALLVAPADVERPNCPPAIRNFSPIPEHLLPFPTQVVSSDNDSAVSALRAMEMARNWGAEIGILSGAGHINVKSGHQRWEQGFAYLYRLQGRIEQLTRRRA
- a CDS encoding ABC transporter ATP-binding protein — protein: MNAALQSHTASDHLNAQQANQPTAEALLQVQGVSLEYRTPERVVRATHQVSFEIDPADRFVLLGPSGCGKSTLLKAVAGFIQPSEGQIRLAGQRVKEPGPDRIVVFQEFDQLPPWKTVIQNVMFPLLASRTLKRREAEERARHYLVKVGLSAFADAYPHTLSGGMKARVAIARALAMQPKILLMDEPFAALDALTRRKMQEELLELWEEVRFTLLFVTHSIEEALVVGNRILLLSPHPGRVRAEINSHQYNLKSLGGVEFQASAQRIHRLLFDEGEAPAVEPDLRFQDVRIAY
- a CDS encoding MetQ/NlpA family ABC transporter substrate-binding protein, whose amino-acid sequence is MKKTFLFTALAAALSLGISAAQAAEKLVVGATAVPHAEILELIKPELAKEGVDLQIKVFTDYVQPNVQLNEKRLDANYFQTKPYLDGFNKGKGATLVTGVGVHVEPFGGYSKKWKSIDQIPEGATVAIPNEGSNAGRALLLLQKNGLITLKDPTNALSTPKDIATNPKKLKFRELESALLPRALDQVDLDLINTNYALEAKLSPKKDALILEGSDSPYVNYLVTRTDNAHTDAIEKLSKALTSQQVKDFINKKYDGAVLPAF
- a CDS encoding fatty acid desaturase codes for the protein MHDTSASAAGLNAQQRSAHIRAVVSAHGASLRERYPVLQHQDAIGAGILLFALAGMVGSATLYLQGHMAWWVCVLLNAFFASLTHELEHDLIHSMYFRKRRVPHNLMLALVWMARPSTINPWIRRHLHLNHHKVSGTEADLEERAITNGEPWGLARLLMVGDNVMSSVIRMLRAKTFAHKFSILRRTLRVYAPLALLNWGAWYVFLGFHAANGIAALSGSSIDWSANTLAVMQVIDVAVVVLVGPNVLRTFCLHFVSSNMHYYGDLEPGNVMQQTQVLNPWWMWPMQAFCFNFGSTHGIHHFVVKEPFYIRQMTAPVAHKVMAEMGVRFNDFGTFGRANRFERRQERAAMPDPVRS
- a CDS encoding ABC transporter permease; this encodes MSLSPPIREEYEVALEPFTQEDLARDIPLAHRIWQVSWVRKAVILVALAIIWEIAARIQGNDLLLPSFLQTAQAFIDGIATGELPAKVWISLTVLVKGYLIGIVLAFGLTTLAVSTQLGRDLLGTLTAMFNPLPAIALLPLSLLWFGLGENSLIFVLVHSVLWALALNTYAGFLGVSETQRMAGRNYGLKGLRFVWYILIPAALPSILAGLKIGWAFAWRTLIAAELVFGASSGKGGLGWYIFQNRNELYTDKVFAGLAAVIIIGLLVENLLFSNVERLTVKRWGMQR